The following DNA comes from Rhodanobacter sp. AS-Z3.
CCTGGCCAATCGCCATTTGCCGATGCTCAAGTCGTTCATCGCCAACCCGGCGGTACATGAAGCGGCGTCGACGAATCCGAAAATGCTGGGCGGGTCATTCCTCGAGCTCGGATGCAACGATGTTGCGGCGGTACGCGTCTTGCAGCAGCACATTCTCGATGACGGCGCCCCGCTAATTGGCCTCGCCGACGATCTTTTCAAGCTTGATCGCAACATGCAACAGTCGGCAACCGGTTACAGCCTCGATCATTTGTACGACACGATGCCCGCAAGCCTTGCCGGCATGATCGAGGTGACGTACGACCTGAATAACCGGCCCGCGCTGCGCGTACTGGAAGAATTGATGGTCGGTGAAGCACCCACGAACGCCGCGCCGCAGCAGCTAGCCTTCACGCGAACGCGCGACGAGAAACGCAACTTCTTCCTCAATACTCCACGTCTGCCGACGAGCGGCCGGATGATCCTGCCGGCAGCCTTCGCAGGCCCCGCCTTCGACATCATCACGCAAAGCCGTATCGCGCCCGTCTCCTTTCGCGCGTTTGCCGCCGCACTCGACGTGAAGGATCAGGCAGAGCTTGATCAGCTGCGAGAATATTTCGTTGAGCAGCCACCAAGGCGCAACGAACCTGCATATGCAGGCGACGACTTGCGTGTCCGTTATTTCGGACACGCTTGCATACTGTTGCAGACCGATGAAGTTTGCATCCTTATCGATCCCTTTCTTACCTGGGATAACGACGACAACGAGGGGCGCCTGACCTTCCATGACCTTCCCGATCATATTGATTACGTGTTCCTGACACATAACCATCAGGATCACTTCAGCATTGAAGTGCTGCTGCAATTGCGTAATCGAATCGGCCAGATTCTGGTTCCGCGCAACAACGCCAACAATTTTGCCGACCCGTCAATGAAAATCGCACTTGCGGCGATCGGACATCGGAATGTTGCTGTGATGGACTCGATGGATCGCATAGAACTTCCTGGCGGACATCTTTACAGCTTGCCATTCCTCGGTGAACACGCAGACCTGAGTATTGCGAGCAAGCATGGGCTATGTATCGAGCTGAAAGGTTGCAGGATACTGCTGCTTGCCGACTCGGACTGCAAGGATCGCATGCTCTACCGCCGCATTGCAGCGCGTGTCGGCCGCGTGGATCACCTGTTCATTGGCATGGAATGCGACGGCGCGCCACTGAGCTGGATGTACGGCCCGTACTTCGGCAACAAGGTCACCCGCAAGGACGACGAATCCCGCCGCCTGTCAGGCTCTGACTGTGAGCACGCCTGGGCAATCGTCGAGGAATTCCGTTGCAACGACGTGTACGTCTATGCAATGGGACAGGAACCGTGGATGCGCTTTGTCGCCGGACTGCAGCTGACGTCTTCGAGCAAGCAGATTGTCGAATCTGAAAGATTCATCACACGCTGCCGCGATGCGGGTCACCGGGCTGAACGCTTGCACGGTTGCCGAACCTTCGTCCTGCATGCTGCGTCGTAAGTATGTGCCGCCTACACCACTAGCGGTGTAGGCGGCCTCGGCCGAAGTGCCGCAACACACTTATGCGGGTGCTTTGGTTTGAACAGTTTGCTCTGGCCAGAACTCGTGGCTTTTACCTGCTACCAAGAGATGACGGCAGCGTGGTGGGTGCCGCGCTTCTTGCACGCGCGGATGATCATCCAGACGAGCGTCCGACGAAAATGGACGTCATGTCACCTTACCTAGGCAGTCGCATGAATCAGGGGACTCTTAGGAATGTCGAGCGCTTCGGCACTCTACCGAAATTTACCCGTTGTGGTGACGACGCGCCTCGTCGCGCCGCAGACGGCAAGATCATTGCGTGGGTGCAGGGGCGCGCAGAATTCGGTCCACGCGCCCTTGGCAATCGCTCGATACTTGCCGATCCAAGGTCGCCATCAATCAAGGAAACAATAAACGCCAAAGTGAAGTTTCGCGCAGAATTTCGGACGTTTGCGCCGTCCATCCTGCATGAACATGGAAACGAGTATTTCGAACACTATCAGGAATCGCCGTACATAAAGCGGACGCTGAAATTTCGCGAAACGGCTGCCGGCAAGGTTCCAAGTGTAGTGCACGAGTATGGTACGGGCCGGCTGCAGACGGTCAAGAAACATCCTGATTCCCCACATTACGCATCCAAGGTTGCGAGTCGGTAAGTCAGCGGCGGTGTTCGCGCGGCGGCGACGATGAGTCGGGGCACCAGCGCCGCCAGATCGAATCGCCGATTGAAGCGGCAGCAGAATTCGGAGAGGTAGCGCTGCAGGTACCTCGGACGCAGTGCATGGTAGGTACCCTGCAGCGCACTCTTGACGTTGCCCAACACGGTATTGATCCACCAGAAGATCGGATGCCCTTCGCTGGGTGGGCCACCGCCGGTGACGATGGGGACATGAGTGCAATCGGCTTCGGCGACACCCGGGAAGCAGTTCAATCCATCGGACACCACCGCCGTGCCGGGGACCAGGTAGCGCTTCGCCCATGCCGCCAACACGGTCTTGACACCCCTGCAAGCTCGGGTGCATACCTTGACGTGGGACAACGGAAGCGAGTTCGCCCAGCACGCCCTGGTGGACAGGGTCTTGACGGCCAAGAGTTATTTCGCCGAACCGTACTCATCCTGGCAGCGCGGCACCAATGAAAACACCAACGGCTTGATACGGCAGTACCTGCCCAAAGGATGTGGTCTGAGCGCTTACTCCGACGCCGACATTCAGGCGATTGAAGACAAGCTAAACCAACGACCTCGAAAGCGTTTAGACTTCCGTACGCCACCACACGTTTTTTATATCTCCTTCAACCGTGGTGCACTTCGTAGTTGAATCCGCCAAACAAGCTAAACAAGCCAGCCCACGACCACGGTTATGGGATACGACGTTCGGGGGCAAGGTCTTACCCTCGCGGACGTCTGGGTGTCCGTTTCGGTTTCAATAGATCAGAGCATCCCAATGGGATGTACTTTGGGAGGCAGAAAGCGTGAACAGTGTAAGTGTAGGCATGGATATGGAGGGGGCACGACGATCTGAAGGAGCAATATGGTCGGAAACATTGGTGCCGATGCCAGCTCGCTCAACGAATACCCACTTAGTCGGGTGCTCAATAACGCGCAGTAATGATTTTCCAATTGCACGAAATTCCCTTCCTGAGCACCTATCGGTTGCAACTAAAGAGCGGCAACGCGAATTTCTCGCGGGTCGCCAGTGCGCGCGGAACGCATTGGGCCTGGCAGGTTGCACGATGCCAGGCGATCTCGCCATTGGAACGGATGGATTACCTCAGTGGCCCGATGGTTGGCTGGGATCTATCAGTCACAATAGAGATGCCGCGGTTGCCGTGGCCGCGTCCAAGAACCTGTGTAACATTCTTGGCGTAGATCTAGAAGCTTGGATCGACGATGATGTCGCAGAAGAAATTCATGAGCAAGTTTTCCAGCCAAGTGAACTGGCTCAATTTCCTGGCTACACTCCAGCCCAGGCACTTACGTTGGTTTTCTCGGCGAAGGAAACCCTTTACAAGGCACTCTATCCAGAGATGAGACAGTTCCGCGATTTTAAAGCAGCATGTGTGATTGGAGTCAGTTCTGATCATATCTACCTGAGATTAGAGATAGACTGGGGGGGGGCCTGGCGACGTGGCGTTACTCTTGCAGTGACCTACGCCCACAGCAATATCGCGGTATGTACGTTGCTCGACAAAGCTTGATTCCTGCCGGTAGATCGCGCTCGATAGTAGTGCAACCCCAGACGGGGCTAACCGGTATGTTGCAGACTCATTTTACTAGTTGTGACCAAAGAGGACATTGCACGTGACCCATCCACTTGAGGATTCTCGTTCGGCGTTTTCCGTACTCGTCAATGACGAGGGGCAGTATTCCTTATGGCCTACCTTCGCAGAGGTTCCGCTGGGGTGGAAGACTTGCTTTGGCCCTGAAAGCCGTCAGTCTTGCTTAGACTATATTGAGTGTAAGTGGATCGACATGCGTCCGCTTAGCTTGATTAAAGCCCAGTCTTAGGGATGCTCTGGACTTGCCCCGCTCTGGTAGACACTTTGGGATGCTCTGATTTATTTCCGATCTGCGGCATCATAACGACAGTCCTCAGGAAGCGCCCGCCGATGAAGCAACGTTCCTTCGCCTCGCTCAGTTGCGAGTCCAAGAAGAAGCCGACGCGCCGGGAGAAGTTTCTTGGTGAGATGGACCAAGTCGTGCCGTGAGAAGCGCTGTTGGCTTTGATTGAGCCGAGCTATCCGACATCGGGTCGTCGCGGTAGGCCACCGAGGCCCGCTGCCACGATGCTGCGGATCCACTTCATGCAGCAGTGGTACACGCTGAGCGATCCAGCGATGGAGGACGCGCTGTATGAGATCGAGTCGATGCGCCGCTTTGCGGGTCTGGAGCTGAACGAAGACGCGATCCCGGACGAAACAACGATTCTCAAATTCCGCCGGTTCCTGGAACAGCACGGCTTGGCGGCGAAGATTCTGGAAACGGTCAATGCTTACTTGGGCAAGCAGGGCCTGCTATTGCGCCAAGGGACTATCGTGGACGCCACGATCATCCAGGCCCCGTCGTCAACGAAGAACTGTGGCAAGCAGCGCGATCCGGAGATGCATCGGACGAAGAAGGGCCAGCAGTGGTAACTCGGCATGAAAGCGCACATCGGTGTGGACGTGGAATCGGGGCTGGTGCACACGGTGACCACCAGGCCGGCGAACGTAGGCGACGTCACGGAAGTGGACAAGCTGCTGCACGGCAAGGAGAAGACCGTGCACGCCGATGCCGGCTACCAAGGAGCGGAGAAACGAACACCCAAGCGCGGCCGCACCTGGTACATCGCTGCCAAGCGCGGCAGCGTCAAGGCGATGCCGGAAGGCGAGTCGAAGGAAGCGGCCAAGCACACCGAACACATGAAGGCCGCGGTCCGGTCCAAGGTGGAGCATCCGTTCCGGGTAGTGAAGCGACAGTTCGGCTATCAGAAAGTGCGCTTCAAGGGATTGTTCAAGAACACCGCGCAGGTGCTGACGTTGTTCGCACTCTCCAATCTATGGATGGCGCGACGAACGTTGCTGACTTCCGCAGGGGAGGTGCGCCCGTGAAGGCGGAAATGGGGTTGACCAGGGGTAAATACGTAGTCTACCTATGATATTTCGCCCGGGAAATCGCCACATCGTGCAAGTAATACCAGCGTTTTCGTCCGGCCGTCTGGACGGCCGTTTACAATTCAATTGATCAGCGCATCTGTTGGCGCCGGATGAAAACTGACCACCAAAGAGGGGTTCTGCCGGTTCAAATGTGACCAGGGTGTTCAACCTAACCTGCTGAGTTTTTAACCAGCGGGGAAACGAGGTGATCACCATGAGCATGTACGCCAAAGTCCGCCGGATGCACCTGCGCGAGAAGGTGCCGATCAACGAGATAGCCCGCCGCACGAGCCTGTCGCGCAACACGATCAGGAAGTGGCTCAAGGAGCCTGAGCGTAGCGAGCTGAAGTACGCACGACCGGGCGGATGGACCAAGCTCGATCCGTATGTCGACGAGGTCCGTCAGGCGCTGGAGACCGATGCCCACCGGCCCCGGCGGGATCGACGCACGCTGCTGCGATTGTTTGCCCAGATCAAGGCCAAGGGCTACGACGGCGGCTACTCGCAGCTGACCGAGCGCATCCGCCGGTGGCGCGCCGAGGCGGGCTCGGTGACGGCACGCTCGGCCTATGTGCCGCTGACGTTTGGTTGGGGCGAGGCGTACCAGTTCGACTGGAGCGAGGAAGGCATCGTGATCGGCGGCGTCTACCGCCGGATACGGCTGGCGCACATGAAGCTCTGTGCGAGCCGGGCGTTCTGGCTGGCGGCGTATCCCGGCGAAGGCCACGAGATGCTGTTCGATGCCCATACGCGATGCCTGACCGGTCTGGGAGGTGTGGCGCGGCGTGGCATCTACGACAACATGAAGACGGCCGTGGACAAGGTCGGCAAGGGCAAGGAGCGCATCGTCAACGCCCGCTTCGCGGCGATGTG
Coding sequences within:
- a CDS encoding MBL fold metallo-hydrolase — its product is MNTTDTDQVYLASDTKLEPLVFNWYAWSHLVSPITLALNLANRHLPMLKSFIANPAVHEAASTNPKMLGGSFLELGCNDVAAVRVLQQHILDDGAPLIGLADDLFKLDRNMQQSATGYSLDHLYDTMPASLAGMIEVTYDLNNRPALRVLEELMVGEAPTNAAPQQLAFTRTRDEKRNFFLNTPRLPTSGRMILPAAFAGPAFDIITQSRIAPVSFRAFAAALDVKDQAELDQLREYFVEQPPRRNEPAYAGDDLRVRYFGHACILLQTDEVCILIDPFLTWDNDDNEGRLTFHDLPDHIDYVFLTHNHQDHFSIEVLLQLRNRIGQILVPRNNANNFADPSMKIALAAIGHRNVAVMDSMDRIELPGGHLYSLPFLGEHADLSIASKHGLCIELKGCRILLLADSDCKDRMLYRRIAARVGRVDHLFIGMECDGAPLSWMYGPYFGNKVTRKDDESRRLSGSDCEHAWAIVEEFRCNDVYVYAMGQEPWMRFVAGLQLTSSSKQIVESERFITRCRDAGHRAERLHGCRTFVLHAAS
- a CDS encoding carbamoyltransferase C-terminal domain-containing protein yields the protein MRVLWFEQFALARTRGFYLLPRDDGSVVGAALLARADDHPDERPTKMDVMSPYLGSRMNQGTLRNVERFGTLPKFTRCGDDAPRRAADGKIIAWVQGRAEFGPRALGNRSILADPRSPSIKETINAKVKFRAEFRTFAPSILHEHGNEYFEHYQESPYIKRTLKFRETAAGKVPSVVHEYGTGRLQTVKKHPDSPHYASKVASR
- a CDS encoding transposase; this translates as MLAAWAKRYLVPGTAVVSDGLNCFPGVAEADCTHVPIVTGGGPPSEGHPIFWWINTVLGNVKSALQGTYHALRPRYLQRYLSEFCCRFNRRFDLAALVPRLIVAAARTPPLTYRLATLDA
- a CDS encoding IS30 family transposase, whose protein sequence is MHTLTWDNGSEFAQHALVDRVLTAKSYFAEPYSSWQRGTNENTNGLIRQYLPKGCGLSAYSDADIQAIEDKLNQRPRKRLDFRTPPHVFYISFNRGALRS
- a CDS encoding 4'-phosphopantetheinyl transferase superfamily protein, which produces MPARSTNTHLVGCSITRSNDFPIARNSLPEHLSVATKERQREFLAGRQCARNALGLAGCTMPGDLAIGTDGLPQWPDGWLGSISHNRDAAVAVAASKNLCNILGVDLEAWIDDDVAEEIHEQVFQPSELAQFPGYTPAQALTLVFSAKETLYKALYPEMRQFRDFKAACVIGVSSDHIYLRLEIDWGGAWRRGVTLAVTYAHSNIAVCTLLDKA
- a CDS encoding MbtH family protein, coding for MTHPLEDSRSAFSVLVNDEGQYSLWPTFAEVPLGWKTCFGPESRQSCLDYIECKWIDMRPLSLIKAQS